A portion of the Catalinimonas alkaloidigena genome contains these proteins:
- a CDS encoding ABC1 kinase family protein has protein sequence MKKSQNSIPVGKVNRASRFVRTGIQVGGNYVKHYAKRLVDPSTTRDELHNDNAEDIYNSLSELKGSALKVAQMMSMDKNMLPRAYAEKFQLSQYSAPPLSGPLVVKTFREAFGKAPQAMFDRFNMEAMNAASIGQVHEAWKDGTRFAVKIQYPGVANSISSDLKMVRPFAIRLLNLNEKEVDKYMAEVEEKLIEETDYELELRRGQEIAQACGHLHDLDFPTYYPEFSSRRILTMDWMEGLHLDDFLKTHPSQETRNRLGQALWDFYEYQIHTLQQVHADPHPGNFLMRANGTLGVIDFGCVKVLPPQFYRNYFALLYKNTLGDQERLDRILYELEFFTPQDTEKEKDFFRDIFLTMIELLGRPFSQPTFDFSNDAYFEEIYALSEKLSAMPEIRESKVARGVKDTLYVNRTYFGLYSILNLLGATVHTEATPMKESA, from the coding sequence ATGAAGAAATCACAAAATAGTATTCCGGTCGGTAAAGTGAACCGGGCCAGTCGCTTTGTGCGTACGGGTATCCAGGTCGGCGGCAACTACGTGAAGCATTACGCCAAACGCCTCGTCGATCCTTCCACAACGCGCGACGAACTTCACAACGACAACGCCGAAGACATTTACAATTCGCTGAGCGAACTGAAAGGTAGTGCGTTGAAGGTCGCGCAGATGATGAGCATGGACAAAAACATGCTGCCACGTGCCTACGCCGAAAAATTTCAGCTTTCACAATACAGTGCGCCGCCGCTTTCGGGGCCGCTGGTCGTCAAAACCTTCCGCGAAGCGTTTGGCAAAGCACCGCAGGCCATGTTCGATCGCTTCAACATGGAGGCGATGAACGCCGCGTCGATCGGGCAGGTACACGAAGCGTGGAAAGACGGGACGCGCTTTGCCGTTAAAATCCAGTATCCCGGCGTAGCCAACAGCATCTCGTCCGATTTGAAGATGGTGCGCCCGTTTGCCATTCGTCTGCTGAACCTGAACGAGAAAGAGGTCGACAAGTACATGGCAGAAGTGGAGGAAAAACTGATTGAAGAGACCGATTACGAACTTGAACTGCGCCGCGGGCAGGAAATTGCCCAGGCGTGTGGCCACCTGCACGACCTCGATTTCCCGACTTACTATCCGGAGTTTTCGTCGCGTCGCATCCTGACGATGGACTGGATGGAGGGGTTGCATCTGGACGATTTCCTGAAAACGCACCCTTCGCAGGAAACGCGCAACCGGTTGGGGCAGGCGCTCTGGGACTTTTACGAGTATCAGATCCATACGCTGCAGCAAGTCCACGCCGATCCGCATCCCGGTAATTTCCTGATGCGCGCCAACGGGACGTTAGGCGTGATCGACTTCGGGTGTGTGAAGGTGTTGCCGCCGCAGTTCTACCGCAACTACTTCGCGCTTTTGTATAAAAATACGCTGGGCGACCAGGAGCGCCTCGACCGCATTCTGTACGAACTGGAATTTTTCACTCCGCAGGATACCGAAAAGGAAAAGGACTTTTTCCGGGACATTTTCCTGACGATGATCGAATTGCTGGGCCGGCCTTTCAGCCAACCTACGTTCGACTTCAGCAACGACGCATACTTCGAGGAGATCTACGCCCTCAGCGAGAAGCTCTCGGCCATGCCCGAGATTCGGGAGTCGAAGGTGGCGCGGGGCGTCAAGGACACGCTGTACGTGAACCGTACGTATTTTGGCCTTTATTCAATTCTGAACCTGCTGGGTGCTACGGTGCATACGGAAGCTACCCCCATGAAAGAATCGGCCTAG
- a CDS encoding TetR family transcriptional regulator C-terminal domain-containing protein, which produces MGKNDKIRRAYIDYQLTVGHRPPSVYAFAKKLKITEANFYESYNSFAALEKDIWRGFMEDTLGRLQQDEVYQTYTVREKLLAFYYTFVEVLKENRSYILNRMAPARSMPEVNAELAYLHDDFRTYAKELVREGEETGEVAQRPYLTDRYGDGLWYQLLFVLRFWRNDESAGFEKTDAAIEKAVHLSFDLIGRNTIDSAFDFARFIFQNRRTVSQP; this is translated from the coding sequence ATGGGAAAGAACGATAAAATTCGCCGTGCTTACATCGATTATCAACTGACCGTCGGGCATCGTCCGCCCTCGGTGTATGCATTCGCCAAAAAGCTGAAAATCACCGAAGCGAATTTTTACGAGTCGTACAATTCGTTTGCTGCGCTGGAGAAAGACATCTGGCGGGGTTTTATGGAAGATACGCTGGGCCGTTTGCAACAAGACGAAGTGTATCAGACCTACACAGTACGCGAAAAACTCCTGGCGTTTTACTACACCTTTGTAGAAGTGCTGAAGGAAAACCGGAGCTACATCCTGAACCGGATGGCCCCCGCGCGTTCCATGCCCGAGGTAAATGCCGAACTCGCCTACCTGCACGACGACTTCCGAACGTATGCGAAGGAACTGGTGCGGGAAGGCGAAGAAACCGGCGAAGTTGCACAGCGACCCTACCTGACCGACCGCTACGGCGACGGCTTGTGGTACCAGTTGCTGTTTGTACTGCGCTTCTGGCGGAACGACGAAAGTGCCGGGTTTGAGAAGACCGATGCCGCCATCGAAAAGGCCGTGCACCTGTCGTTCGATCTCATCGGACGAAACACCATCGACTCGGCGTTCGACTTTGCCCGTTTTATTTTCCAGAATCGCCGGACGGTCAGCCAGCCTTAA